AGGCCTGTCCCAAAGTAACTCACGAGTTGCTTAAGGAGCTCTTCATTCAGCCCCTCTGAGCGCCGAGGGCAAATCCTCCCTCTTCAACTTCAAAtatgtaagaaaagaaataactgacAGAGTACGAGCTTATGTGACAGGAGCGCATGCAGCCAGGCGCCTGAAACGAGCAAGCCGTCCTAGGAGAACGAGAATAATGGGACCCTTGTGCAAGAGACTTTTGCGGGACAAACAGCAGTTGAGTTTTTCCACCTTCCGGGGAAAGATTGAAAGATACGAAACCTGAGTGAGTTTGGTTTGTTCCCAAAGAGCCACAGCTCCACCATCCAGCATCGAGAATAAGGCAGAAAGTGTGCAAATGAGAACAGAGCCCTGACCTCCCCACCGCGCTGCTGCTGGGCGAGTTGCTGGTGCTTCCTCgctgcaggggaagggagaCGCTGGGCTTCCTTTTCCAAACGTCACTGGAAGCAGGGTGGATTCCCTGCCGACCTGGGCTGCTCCTACGTTTGAGCTAATGCCATTGGATCAACGCTTTGAAATGACGGTCAgttaaggggaaaaagagaaacgAGGTACCGAGGAAGAGGAGACTCTTCCAGAGCCCTCCAGCCTCAGAAAACCGTGCTGATTGTACTGGCAGGACCTGgtggtgtgtgtggtttgtgtcttttccccctccctgggACTCTTGCACCAGGAAAACCaagcttaatatttttttcttctaaacttaGGAGCAACAGTTTGCTGTTCCTTGCAAAGACacacagtggaaaagaaagcaagaggaggcctgctgcagcctccttttTTCAAAGGCCTTGGTGCTTCTGCTGAACCTCAAAATATATCCCCTACAaaggacagggaagaaaaataaaaaattagaaagtgTGTTAGCAAATGCTCCCATGCAAAAGTCTAAACTTTattcacttttatttatatatttaacaaTTCTAAAGTATTTACTTCTCGCtttgacaaaaatgaaaaatataggAGCACTTTACTCTCTGTAGGAGAGAAGGGTTATATATACAGCTGTGGAGAGATACTGGTTCCTCCTttacatacaaagaaaaataatattaataaaaaaagtgcTTCATCGATCAAAAAAAGACTAAGAGCTGCAAGCATTTATTCACACTGTACATCACAGACCCCAAAAACCCGTATCATAACCTCTTGGCACCTGTCATTAGGAACTGCAGAATCTTAGACTTATTTTTGACTGTCTATTTGCACCACAAACCCACACAACGTTAGTGTGCAGAACTACACCATGTCCCCTAAAGTCAAACCTCTACTCGCCCCCTCCGCGAAGAGCCCGAGACGGGAGCTGCACATCACCCTCCTCCCGCTCCAGCTGTCTCTGCTCCCCACGGAACAGCAATGCCTACGGTTCTATTCCAGATATTCACTGCACTGGTTTAGGAACAAATACTTCTAGATACAACTCAACTGGAGGACCCATCACTTTTATCTTTGCTCTTCCCTCCTGACGGTTTGGAAACGTTTCAAACCCTGTACCGGGGGAGGTCCCGAGACGCTTCCTTACCGGACCCCCTTCCCATAAGGATGCAGGCTGCTATGCTAAACCAGCCTCCTGGACATTCATTTTTGTCTTGTCAATCTTCAGCTTACGCCGCAGCAGTGTAACGATCCTTGCAAAGGGTGTGGGAagttcaaagtaaaaaataaaaatactttgacaTTTTCCCATCGGACCTAACAAatattctgagatttttttttttttttctctgtgtgataCTTGCTTTGGATTATGTGATTCTGACATTCCAGGGAAGAGAAGCACCCCTTTCCCAACGTTTCTTAGATTTTGAGCTTCTGTATCTAGGACTCTCAAACACTCCAGCAGGATTCTTGAGAATATCACAAGAGAAGCTGGAACTTTGTCTAGGCAACACACTGGGAAGCAGGATCTATGTTTCTTCCTTGCCAAATTGCACAAAGCAGGCTCTATCGAAAGGAAAAGGGGATGAGTACCTAACactcatttaaaaacatctatTCAAGAGATTCACACTTCAGAGAGGTGACTTTAAAAGCGACTCAGATtgggacagaaggaagaaggggaagcCACGATGTATTTCAGGTCTTTTATAAAATCCTCTGGCAGGTTTTTCCTGTGGAGTATACTGAATACAgactggaaaaggaagagacatcCCAGGAGAGTTACAAGCACCAGTGCACTCCTCACGGCCCGAGCCCAGCGAAAACACCAGCATATCACAGTTGCTCTTTCATTGGTTTGGATAGTCTCATTAAAGTGCGAGTCTGGACAACAGCACGCCAGCCTGTTTGTATGAACCGTGACAAGTGCACTGCTCCAAAAGTAGCTTCGCATTGAGTAAACCATCCTACAGATGGGGCAAGGACAGAAGGTGAAGGTCTTCTACTTTCCCActcagtttaaaataatgaattgcATTTACAGAACTTCAGAGAGAGGTGCCAGTGTAAAACCCATCTCAGCTCGGCAGCCTGTTCGATTCCCGCCTCACCTCTCGCTAACAAGCACGCACCTGCCTTAGCCAGCGCTGTCCAGGTGTTCCCGCTCCAAGCCACAGCGGCAGGGGTGGTGGCAACAAAACACGGAGATGGTGTGTGCGAGTACGGAGCCGCTGAGCGTGGAAATCGGGCATTGATTCCCCCTTCACGCAGCGAGGATAACTAAGCCCACTCTAAGAACAGAGAGGGAGAGTGCTCTCTTGGGAAAGAGATTCCCATTTCTTCTAGCAGCAACAGGTTCCCAAACAGCAGTTTCTTGTTTGGAAGTAACAGGAGTGATTGAAAGCACTAGCACTGACGCTACAGGTATTCGCGCTTTGCACACTGGCTGGACTGATTcccctcttctctcctccaCAAAATCATCTGTCTGCAACAGAATTGTCTGTCTGCAACGGTTCAGCAGTGGgacagttaaaaacaaaagggaagtCTGGTTCTGGCACCAGCTCCCTTCCCACTTCCACAATCTtccagcaaacaaacaaacatatatattattatatatatatacacacacacacacacgcacgcgcatagacacatacacacagataggacagaaaggaaagggggaatAGCTGGAAAAGGTGAATCCCACAATCCAGCGGTACGTCCTTGAGGTCTGTCCCACCAAGCAGTGTTCCACGCCTCAGCCTCCAAAGTGCACCGCTCCCACATCCTCCCAGCCTCAGCCCACCCAGAATCTGCATGTCTGTCGGGGAAGAGGCGGCATGGCTGCTCCCCCGCTGCTTCGAGGCTGGAACTTTAATTTGACGTGGCAGTGATGGGTTTATCCAGTTCGAGATCGAGGCTGGAACTGCTGGGGTGCAAGCTGCTGTAGCACGATTTGCAGACTCTGCTGGGTTCAAAGAGCTGCTGACTAGGAACGGGCACCTTCTGGTTACAGCAACTGGAGCAGAACACGTTTCCACAATTCCTTGCATCggaaacagaggagaaatggaaaagaaaagattagaAGCAGTTCGACATAGTTATCAGAGTTCTAAAATTATACCATTCACAGTGTTGTGATGGGGTCAGCCCTGGAGactgcagctgctccttcctAAGCACCAGGATGCGTGCAGAGGCAGCCCTCCAACACCTGCACCCCGTGCTACTCGCTCCTAAAGCTGAAGTGGAGCTCTAGGGAAGGGACACCGGGAAGGAGCATAAAGCAAACTACAGTACAGAACTACAGCTCGTTAAACGTCCCTGCAGCAACAGCTCTTCTGTACAACACTGTCTCGTGTCAAACTGCAGGGAACTTACCCCTCCAGGGAACAGGGGTAAGCTCTCCCCCATGCCCTGCAGAGTtcaggcacagggctgctcaTCACTGTCACCGCTACCCCGGGGGACACGGCTAAGAGAGGGGCTAAAACAGAGCAAGCAAGGGGCCTTCCTCCGTGAGGCTGTGGGGAGCGTGGTGTTCTGCCCCCTGCTCACATTACTGATCCAGCTCTGTGTTCGAGACAGACCAGATACTGCAGTCCTGGGAGGAGGTAGGAGTCTCTGCTCCTTTACTCTTCCAAAAGCATGTGCTGCTAAGTACCAGCACAGAGacagtttcttctgtttctttcaagtGCGCAGCTGGAGGGTTTAAGCATaggacagatgaaaaaaaaaaatcatcaaaccCAGTTTTGGTTGATTGAAtcctcccacagccccagcagcaccgtCCCTTTTGCAGCGGTCCCACGCTTCCGCATAAAGTAAACTGAGTCAACAAGGATCATGCAAAGCCACGAGACGGGCAGCCAGGTATTTCATGCTCAGAAATGACAGCGACGCTGCGGCAGGGTGAGCAGTCTCATACACATTCCTGTCAGATGTCAGCTGGTGGAGGCACGCTGGCGCATGCACCTCACAGGAGGCAGGGACAAAATTTAAATCTTGAAAATAATTACCTTATCTTCTTGCAGCCCCCCtcaaaacctgctgctgctcaagCTAGCCTGGTGTGCCCTGTCCTCCAAACTCATCAATTCTTACAAGGAGTTCAGAACAGCACTCCAGGGACCCGAATTTTGCAAGTTTACCTCCATGCCTGACACCCTTTTCATTAACTCTTTGGCATCAGGATTTTCCGCCGTTATTGTGCTGCGCTAGAACAGATTCGCTGCTGCCAAGAGACTGACAGAGAATCCTGCCTACACCCAGCAGCTTTGATTAATCCTTCATTGCCAAGAGATAAGATTTCCAGATGCTGGTCACTGACAGGGAAGGAGTCAGCAGAGAAATCCCATTTCTCACTTCAATGGGCTAATTTTCTCAGCTCCGCCCAGCGGCTCCTGGTCTCACAGCCGTAACCCTAGCACGAGCAGGCTGACAAAGGCTAGCCTTTCTGCAGTGGTTTGGGAGTCTTCTTAAGGGCGCTGTTAGAAATTACTACCAGAAAACCCAGCAGGAGTGAAAACAGTCCTGTGAGGTGTTATACAGAAACATCCTGCAGAAAAGCCGTTCCGACAACCCACAACCCTGCTGCTCAAAGAACAATTATCCAGCAGAAGCTCGCTGTTGATGGATGAGGTCAAAAAAGAACCAGAGGGATTAAAACAAATATCTGCCTGTTGTAGCTCACCAGCTTCCTAGCAtatgcttgggtttttttgttttttccttctgtgataGATAATAGTGTTCTGTAACTCTTTTCCCTCAAGCTTTGGAAAGCTCTGAACAACTCATTCTTTCTATCCTGGTGGTCCTCTGCTTTGcttgaaagattaaaaagagaTGTTAACAAAAGATGATTTTGCTCATTTGAGGAAGGAGGACTTAAAATCATGCTACCAACAACTCCTCTTCTAAGTCACagtcatttattcatttttatgtgaTACTAACCCTCTATCAGCTTTGCATTACCTGCTACTGCCAGCGGTATTTTCAGTCCTTCTAAAGTAAGTGGCAGTTTTTTTGTCAACACACTGCATAGCAATATTAGAATTGTTTGATAGCATGTGGAGCTCTCCCAAAAATAAGGCAAAGAATCAAAAATAAACGCATAATAGCTAAACTTGGAAGGACAGTCTTTTCGTAGTTAGAAGTGATGCATTCTCTGTTACTCAAACACACGATCTACTGATGGTGAGTGTTAGTGTGATCCACACCCCAGTTTAAGCTACCAAAAGCCAAGTCCTAAATGcttttctgtgagaagacagGCCTGTTTATACGGATCGAAACACCCAGCAGATTGTGCTAGCCACCCACAACTCTCTAGTGATTTCTAggcaagtgaaaaacaaagaggGGGAACAGACCGAGTTAGTTTGGAGAAGTTACCAAGAAAACGCAGACAGACAACAGACAGAGGCTGTTGTAAATGCTCACCAGATTTGATCAACACGTTCAATGTCCCtgcaaggaggggaaaaagagcTCAGAGGGGaacaagcaaaagaagaaaatagtgGCAATGAAGGAAGCTGGATATTTTGATCCTGCTCAAGGCTTTACACCGTATGGGTTTCGACTCATTTTCATTCTCAGGTAAGATCTTGAGCAGACTGCCAGTGACCAGTGGcgttttttgaaaatatatactACAAAAATACTTGATGTTCTTGCTGGTTGCCATTCCCTATCGGTCTCTACCATAAACCGAAGCTCACGTGGATGGCCTGGTCAACCCAGGTTAGACATCTGAAAgctaaagaaacaaagacactAAAGAGAAATTTGCAACCAGACTTGAAACCCTGAGTCAATTTTAACTCCTCACAGTGTTGGGGGTGTCCTGCAGGTACTCATGTGCTAGGACTTTTCCAGAGCCCAAGTCTAGGATAAACATTTGCAGATGCCAAATGTCAGTCAGCCTAGAGAGGCAGGGCTGGACAGGCACACTTCACAACAGGCACCACTGGGAGGACAAAGGAAAACACCACTTTAATTCTTAGAAAACCCTTCAGATGTGTACAACTGtatgctttatatttttcatctgGAGCCTtaacacatgcacaaacacagcgcacatgaaaaaaaaataatcaaagccaTTCAACTTCATTCTTCCCCGGGCCTGTTTATCTTTACAAGACGCTAAATGGCGCAAAACATAAAATGGACACAAACCAAGAATAGACGTTTATAATTGTCTACAACTTCAAAAAGCAATGAAGCATCAAAATGTGATAACTGCCATTTAAATGACAGTTCTTGTAATAGTTTTCTCATGTCCAGAAATTAGGAATAGGAGTTTACTTGAAATAGAACTTAGAAATATGAGATTTTCTGCCTTTAACTCGGGTATGATCTAACCAAAAGGCCTCTGCCACCTGTTCTTCATTAagcccctgctgcctgcattATCTGCTGTAGCCTCTGCTGGCAATAGTTCAGCAAAGAATAATccagaaaacttttattttatataggTGTCCTTTTAGGTTCTTTTCCAAGAGCAATTCAATGAAAACATGAGAATGGTtagagaaggaaagcagcagatttaCAACCAGTAATGGGAAGAAGATGCTATTCATGTATTTGCAGTTTTGGATTACCGAATGCTAAGATGagaaaccagtattttttattatttacaccCTCTTAAAAAGCTAAACAGCCAGCTGCCTCCAAATCCACTCTGAGGAAACAGGGCAGGATCTGTTTAGACTGGGGTTGAGCAGATACCAAATTGggctttttaaatatatactcTGCATGAACTGGAACCGAACAGGAGAAACTGTTCTGTTCTTCCAAAGCGCTCTGTTCCTTCGGAAGCGTGTGCAGTCCTACTCTAAAACACTTAGTCTGACATCCATCCTTGAGAAAGGAACTGCGTCAGAAGAAAACTCTTTCCTGGTTTAACAGGAGAGGGAACAATTCAAGCCATGAGCgtgccctcctccctcccctcctctgtCGATGCCCAGGTTACCTGCAGTGGTGCTTCCTACTGGCCAGCCAGAACGTACTGTCGCAGCCATAGCAGTGTGCAGCGAGGTGGTCTGGAAGCCATCGTGTCACCtgggagaaataaaagctaaatttGTCAAGGAGAGGGCAATTAGAAACAAACCCACCTCATTTGCACtcacaaatccaaagcaaagCACCACGAGGGAAGTGCTTGTTCTATTTTAAGAGCACAAATGCAGTGTTCACAACTATTGAAGACAAGACGACAGAAACCTCCCCTCTGAGAACACAAACTAAATTCCCCTCAACCTGCGTCATCAAGTCCAAttccctgggttttttttctgtgctttagaACTATCCACGCCGAGAATATTCACCAAGCATGTGTCCACCTAAGGCTCCTTTAGCTAACCACCCCTTCCACAGCTCCTCAAGGAGTTCATACACAGACAAGCAGAGGGCTCATAGGCACAGGTACTGATATTTAAAGTATGAGACGCAAGTgaaatgcaaggaaaagagTTCACAAGAAGTGGCACATGACCAAAGGCTGTCAGATAATTTCAATTATGAATATCCCATCCTACCAGAAGAATGAGCGATTTACAGGGATTTAGTCTGTACCTCTGTGTCCTGTTTATCCACCTGTTCCCAGCTGGCTTCAGAGAAAATCTCTGTGCTGCAGCGAGACAAGCAGTTCTGATCCAGATTGCTTTCCGAGTCGGGTATAGAAGTCTGTTGGCAAACAAACACAGCTGAACAGAACCTTCCCATATTCCTACCTCCATACAAATAAAAACTGGATAGTCGTGGGGAGGAGTGGAAAGGGTACCTCCTGCTAAGAAAGAGCAGGCTATGTTTGCACTGGAAGGGCGAACGTCTTAGCTGGTCACCTACCTACACTGCACACATGGCAGCAAAGGCAAGAACACCTCTTTGAATGGGACTATAAATGCCACATGTTGAAGCAGTTTGTGCAGTGgtgaactgcaaaaaaaaaaaaccaacaacaaaaaaaaacccatgcaaaaaaaccccaacaggTCAGTTTTTGACCCTCTGATGATAGGATGATCTGAGGTAGAAtggatttaaaaatctgttttctgctgtgttagCACAAAGTTCTGGCAACACTTTGGGtgatcaaacaaaaaaagctactACCTGCGGCTCCAATTTCACAGTCACATTTCCTTTCCAagattgtttcattttcaaaactacTACTAGTAACACATACATCCTTTTGTTGGcaaaaattctggaaaatacaAGCCAAATCACACATGGGGAAACTCAGAATCTGAGCCATATATATTCCATATATAGTTTTTTGGGGAATAATACTTCCTTAATATAGTCTATCCAGGTAGGGTTGTATTTTAACAGATTTAAAACTCAGCCAgccttttaaatacattaaaaataacaagaaatcTTGGGTTAATGTCTTTTTGTGCCCGAGGAATGGGCATCTCTGGAGCTCTGCAAGAAAACCTGTTACTCCCAAGCTGAGGCACAAACAGAAGGTAGAGAACAGATTCTTGAAAATGGTGAATTTTCTAGAGGCCAGCACGCTCTCGCATCCAGCCCTGCACTGCAGTTTGTGAAGGCCCTTAAAAGAATGGGAGTATAATCAATCAAGCCAACGCACCAAATTGCTCCAAGGAATCCCAAGGTTTTGCCCGTGACCCAATTGAAATGACACTGAGCTGAAACGGATGCCCAAAAGGGGCACTTCGTGCTGTCATCTCCAATGTGAATAGCCAAGAAGGCTCTGAGTATTTTTCACAACAAATGTACCTGGGACTATCCAGCACCTCTGCCACTTCTAACCAACATTAAACAAGCCAAAGTTGAAAACCtcctgtacattttttttttcaatttcgCAGGCATATAAAACACGTTATGTGCAcgtaggaaaaggaaaattttgatGAGTGTTATGTCAACCTCAGGAATGCTCTGCCCAGCATTCAAACCCACAGGATGATGCAAACTCTGTTTCAGAGATTCTAAGTCTCCTCACCTTCcttttcatgttgcttttctcctcctgtgcctgcctgcttcCCCACATAGCTCTCCCCTCATCATTTATTGTACTTCGCTAATAATACTGGGCCATTGAAAACCCCAGTTTTGCAGCAATCCTGCTCAAAGGTCTCTACAGAACTGGGCTCCTGCTCGTTCTCCAAATTAGTGCTACATTCAAGCAACAGTATAAGGCCAGACTGCGTATCTTttgactttttattattaattattagacaaaagaggaggagaaattaGGTAAAAAAACAGGTAGGGGAGAAGCAACTTACAAATCCACCCAAGACATACAGAGTCACATAGAAAATCTGCTAGCTATTGAGATCTTGAACTTGGAATGACATGTATTTCATTCCcgattttaaaatttcttttgcaaCCGCAACTACATAGATAAtttcactgcagcagaaattagCGTACTGTATTTGAATCACGCCTTAGACTCAAGTCTCTAATGACCTTAAACACTTCCAAGTAAAAGTGCAAAGAGTTTAAAAGCTCCCCtaaatttcttcatttgttgagaaaaaaccctcattGACATAAGGCTATCACAAAACCTCTTAATTTATTCCAGTTAATGAGCCTTGAGTAGGCCAGCCATCTGAAAAGGGCATGGCTTGAGCTTCATGGTTTTGCACTAACagagcagccactgctgcatcTTACCCTAGGCATACAAAGCACCAAGTGATCAGTCCTATGCTACTGTCCCAATAAATGACCCATTCATATTCTCAGAAAAGTATCTTTGCCTGTTTTACTCTTGTTTTCGTATACAaaattgccctttttttttttttaaaacaagatgtTTAAATATGTGCAGGTATGTGTGAGTATGCTGCGAAACACCcatcttgaaataaaactttggTACATGTATAGTCAAACCGGGATACAGTGAAAATTAGTCAACGTTAACTGCCATTTGCCATGTACTCAATCAGTTGTTTTCCCTCTTCAGAATGACCTTAAGAGTTCCATAAAAGCCTGCAAGgccaaaaaaataatcactgccTCACCAATGAACCAAGAGTTGACAATATGGTGAGATCCAGAACACGACTAACCAGCCCACTGTTGCCAGCAGTGGCCCAATTACCATTTCACTTACCACTTCGTCGCCGTAATCACCATTGAGGCGTAAGGAGCTATTCAGGAACTGGCTCTCCAACCGGCTCTTCAACTCTTGCACTTGCTTCTTCAAGGTCTCCACTTCTTGCTGATGGCCAGTTTCTATCTGGCGCAGGCGCTGCTGGATAACATCAGTGTAGACAGGCATCCCATCGTCATCCAGGTGGCTTCTGGCAGGCTGGtctgggctgctggctgcctgctgcttacCAAGATGACTAAACATCCATTTCTGGTGCAAGCTCCTCAAGTGAAACTGTGCAGAACTACAGCTTGCGGTGGAGACCTGCCGGCTCAGAGAGGCTTTGATGTGACCGTCCTCTCCATTCACACAGTGTCCGTTTGTCGCATGGTATTTCTGGGTGATACCAAACCCTGCAGGCTTCTCTGTCATCTTGTTCTCAGGCTCCAGCTCTCCGTTACACACAATCTCGTCTTTAAGTTCGGCTAAAGGCAAGGCACAAGGGGAAGGCATCGGGATGTGTGTGTTGCTGCTACCAGAAGTCCTATGTACTTTTGTTCCCAGTTTTTGAAGTTCTAGCATGCTCTCCCCCTCTGGCCTATTTTCAATAGTTCGAGAAAGTTCATCAGCACTGTTGTTGATCAGGTAAGGTCTGTGGCAAGGGCCCTTAGGAACGAGCTCTTGCTTTGCTTCATTCTCTGTTAAGGTTTCCGTCGAACTTTCAATGTTGGATGTTCTTGCCTCGTGAGTGATTGTAAGAGGTAACGCAAGGCTGGCCTGTGCTGTGTTGTACAggctctctgcttctccttcgAGTTTGCTAACACCTTCTTCCTCCGTATTCTTGTGAGCATCTCTATTTACAAAGCCCTCCAAAGGAACAGTCTGTAGTCCTTTCACCTGAGGTAACTTCTGGATGGTGTTACCGAGATCAGTACGCTCGTCCTGTTGTCCTTTAAGCTCAGAAGCACCTTGTGAAACTGGATGTGGATTGGATGCTGGATTGTTCATTACAATACCTTTATCCGCCTCAGCCTTTTCAGAGAGGTCACTGACATACCCATGTAGACTTTCAGTTCTCTTCTCCTTACCCAGGGCAACCTCATCCCCTTTACCTACTGTCTCTAGGCTACCCTTTAAGTGCTCCTCCAGACCAACATCGTCTTTAGTGGCCTCTTGCAAAATGTTCTCCATCTGTCCCTCTGCCACACCAGCTGCAACAGAGAGTTCTGCTCCAACCGGAGCCCTGCCTTGCTTACTCAGGCTGTCTCCGTCAAACGGATCGTCCCCAGGGTTACCGAGGCTGCTCAGCTCCAGAGACCGACGGTGCTCTTGCCACTTTTCATTGAGGCTGGGGTCACTACTCCGTCGATTGGTTGTAGGCACACTGCTATCACAGGCTGTTGTCAGATTGTCAAACGATCTTGTCTTTGGTAACCTACAAAGGCACAAATAATCAGAATCCAAAGTTGGggattttcaaaaagcatttagCCGCTACAGTTTAAAAACTCCCCCCACAATTAGGACAGTAACAATCTGCTAACTAATGGACTTCTGTGAAGTATTATCTAGGAGCACATTTTGACCATCTGTagtgcagagctgcttcagTACTTTCTTTGTTTGCCATCAGGAAAATATGTTCCATCAGACTTCAGACATTCCCAGAATAATCCCTTTACCACAAAGCACAAATGCTTACAGTCTGGTCACACCTCCTAATTAACATCTGCTCAGAATCATCgtacaaaaaaagcaaagaaatagttatgcaacacagaaaaagcactCAAATTCAAGACAATCAAATGAAACCTTATATTCCACAAGGGTATAAGGAATCCTGCAAGGCTATGCAATACCCAGAGCTTAATTCTATTTGATAATCTTCTGTTATGCTATCACCTCTGAAACATAACacctttcaaaactgaaagaatgaCAGACTGCTTTCGGGTAGGTCAGTCAAACGGTCCCACAAACAAGCCTGTGAAAAATACTTCCCTCCCACCACAAGTATTCTCCTCTTTATATCCCACAATATTCTCTGTTGATCTTACTTTACAGGACGGGATTTCTGGGCTCTAGGCTCACCTGCCCAGAGGCTGATCTTCAGGGCTAGAGCCTGGAACAGGGTATGGGGCACAGGTGTCGTCAGCGG
The Falco rusticolus isolate bFalRus1 chromosome 1, bFalRus1.pri, whole genome shotgun sequence genome window above contains:
- the MTMR3 gene encoding myotubularin-related protein 3 isoform X5, whose amino-acid sequence is MKKILIIREEEPQSIVSKDEDFSSYPGPVMDEETQHSLECIQANQIFPRKQLIREDENLQVPFIELHGESTEYVGRAEDAIIALSNYRLHIKFKESVVNVPLQLIESVECRDIFQLHLTCKDCKVIRCQFSTFEQCQDWLKRLNNAIRPPSKIEDLFSFAYHAWCMEVYASEKEQHGDLCRPGEHVTSRFKNEVERMGFDMNNAWRISNINEKYKLCGSYPQEIIVPAWITDKELESVASFRSWKRIPAVVYRHQSNGAVISRCGQPEVSWWGWRNADDEHLVQSVAKACASDSRSNSNKLMNGNCSRDFPNGGDLSDVEFDSSISNASGAESLAIQPQKLLILDARSYAAAVANRAKGGGCECPEYYPNCEVVFMGMANIHSIRKSFQSLRLLCTQMPDPGNWLSALESTKWLQHLSVLLKSALLVVHAVDRDQRPVLVHCSDGWDRTPQIVALAKLLLDPYYRTTEGFQVLVETEWLDFGHKFADRCGHGENSDDLNERCPVFLQWLDCVHQLQRQFPCSFEFNEAFLVKLVQHTYSCLFGTFLCNNAKERGEKHTQERTCSVWSLLRAANKAFKNLLYSSQSESVLYPVCHVRNLMLWSAVYLPCSSPSTPADDTCAPYPVPGSSPEDQPLGRLPKTRSFDNLTTACDSSVPTTNRRSSDPSLNEKWQEHRRSLELSSLGNPGDDPFDGDSLSKQGRAPVGAELSVAAGVAEGQMENILQEATKDDVGLEEHLKGSLETVGKGDEVALGKEKRTESLHGYVSDLSEKAEADKGIVMNNPASNPHPVSQGASELKGQQDERTDLGNTIQKLPQVKGLQTVPLEGFVNRDAHKNTEEEGVSKLEGEAESLYNTAQASLALPLTITHEARTSNIESSTETLTENEAKQELVPKGPCHRPYLINNSADELSRTIENRPEGESMLELQKLGTKVHRTSGSSNTHIPMPSPCALPLAELKDEIVCNGELEPENKMTEKPAGFGITQKYHATNGHCVNGEDGHIKASLSRQVSTASCSSAQFHLRSLHQKWMFSHLGKQQAASSPDQPARSHLDDDGMPVYTDVIQQRLRQIETGHQQEVETLKKQVQELKSRLESQFLNSSLRLNGDYGDEVTSIPDSESNLDQNCLSRCSTEIFSEASWEQVDKQDTEVTRWLPDHLAAHCYGCDSTFWLASRKHHCRDIERVDQIWNCGNVFCSSCCNQKVPVPSQQLFEPSRVCKSCYSSLHPSSSSLDLELDKPITATSN
- the MTMR3 gene encoding myotubularin-related protein 3 isoform X1, whose amino-acid sequence is MVSDILKIKPDGFMILIIREEEPQSIVSKDEDFSSYPGPVMDEETQHSLECIQANQIFPRKQLIREDENLQVPFIELHGESTEYVGRAEDAIIALSNYRLHIKFKESVVNVPLQLIESVECRDIFQLHLTCKDCKVIRCQFSTFEQCQDWLKRLNNAIRPPSKIEDLFSFAYHAWCMEVYASEKEQHGDLCRPGEHVTSRFKNEVERMGFDMNNAWRISNINEKYKLCGSYPQEIIVPAWITDKELESVASFRSWKRIPAVVYRHQSNGAVISRCGQPEVSWWGWRNADDEHLVQSVAKACASDSRSNSNKLMNGNCSRDFPNGGDLSDVEFDSSISNASGAESLAIQPQKLLILDARSYAAAVANRAKGGGCECPEYYPNCEVVFMGMANIHSIRKSFQSLRLLCTQMPDPGNWLSALESTKWLQHLSVLLKSALLVVHAVDRDQRPVLVHCSDGWDRTPQIVALAKLLLDPYYRTTEGFQVLVETEWLDFGHKFADRCGHGENSDDLNERCPVFLQWLDCVHQLQRQFPCSFEFNEAFLVKLVQHTYSCLFGTFLCNNAKERGEKHTQERTCSVWSLLRAANKAFKNLLYSSQSESVLYPVCHVRNLMLWSAVYLPCSSPSTPADDTCAPYPVPGSSPEDQPLGRLPKTRSFDNLTTACDSSVPTTNRRSSDPSLNEKWQEHRRSLELSSLGNPGDDPFDGDSLSKQGRAPVGAELSVAAGVAEGQMENILQEATKDDVGLEEHLKGSLETVGKGDEVALGKEKRTESLHGYVSDLSEKAEADKGIVMNNPASNPHPVSQGASELKGQQDERTDLGNTIQKLPQVKGLQTVPLEGFVNRDAHKNTEEEGVSKLEGEAESLYNTAQASLALPLTITHEARTSNIESSTETLTENEAKQELVPKGPCHRPYLINNSADELSRTIENRPEGESMLELQKLGTKVHRTSGSSNTHIPMPSPCALPLAELKDEIVCNGELEPENKMTEKPAGFGITQKYHATNGHCVNGEDGHIKASLSRQVSTASCSSAQFHLRSLHQKWMFSHLGKQQAASSPDQPARSHLDDDGMPVYTDVIQQRLRQIETGHQQEVETLKKQVQELKSRLESQFLNSSLRLNGDYGDEVTSIPDSESNLDQNCLSRCSTEIFSEASWEQVDKQDTEVTRWLPDHLAAHCYGCDSTFWLASRKHHCRDIERVDQIWNCGNVFCSSCCNQKVPVPSQQLFEPSRVCKSCYSSLHPSSSSLDLELDKPITATSN